The following coding sequences are from one Manis pentadactyla isolate mManPen7 chromosome 13, mManPen7.hap1, whole genome shotgun sequence window:
- the ZNF496 gene encoding zinc finger protein 496 → MPTALCPRVLAPKESEAPRKMRSPPGENLSPPGELPSPESSRRLFRRFRYQEAAGPREALRRLGDLCRGWLRPERHTREQILELLVLEQFLAILPREVQGWVRAQEPENSDQAVAAVEALEREPGRPWQWLKHCEDPVVIDDGDSSPDQEQERLLAEPQGDFVKSQDVQPLALGQGLPSRPPGLLGADPVPADASLLQDMSLRDAQQVTALQLLPNRASPFKDMIFCFSEEDWSLLDPAQTGFYGEFIIGEDCGVSLPSNDVAAPLALCQSEENEPQAPELQDLQGKEAPQVSYLDIPSLQPFPGEEKRKRDEVQVPEFQACPQTVLTQSTCPAGSAKPAPGNSLDEEVTIEIVLSSSGDEDSQLGPYCANEAGGHPTLRRGAEAGGDGQATSKKYVCPNCGKIFRWRVNFVRHLRSRREQKHECSVCGELFSDSEDLDGHLETHEAAKPHRCGACGRSFRLHAHLLSHRRMHLPSDAREQLRRRESAAGPRGGSPGLRAKGKAALHLQCCDCGKAFQRPYHLARHRSSLHSKGKARPFQCRYCAKSFLQNYDLLRHERLHMKRRSKQALNSY, encoded by the exons ATGCCCACAGCCCTGTGCCCCCGAGTCTTGGCTCCAAAGGAAAGCGAGGCGCCCCGGAAAATGAGGAGCCCACCGGGAGAAAACCTCAGCCCCCCAGGGGAGCTCCCCAGCCCCGAGTCCTCCCGCCGCCTGTTTCGCCGGTTCCGCTACCAGGAGGCCGCGGGCCCCCGGGAGGCCCTGCGCCGCCTGGGCGACCTGTGCCGCGGCTGGCTGAGGCCCGAGCGGCACACCAGGGAGCAGATCCTGGAGCTGCTGGTGCTGGAGCAGTTCCTGGCCATCCTGCCCCGGGAGGTCCAGGGCTGGGTGCGGGCGCAGGAGCCCGAGAACAGCGATCAGGCCGTGGCCGCTGTGGAGGCCTTGGAACGGGAGCCGGGGCGACCCTGGCAGTGG CTCAAGCACTGTGAAGACCCTGTGGTGATAGACGATGGGGACAGCTCCCCAGACCAGGAGCAGGAGCGGCTGCTGGCAGAACCCCAGGGTGACTTCGTGAAGAGCCAGGACGTACAGCCCCTGGCCCTGGGTCAGGGACTCCCAAGCCGACCACCAGGGCTGCTCGGTGCGGACCCAG ttcCAGCAGACGCATCCCTTCTTCAGGACATGAGTCTGAGGGATGCACAGCAGGTGACCGCCCTCCAGCTGCTTCCG AACCGGGCTTCTCCTTTCAAGGACATGATCTTCTGCTTCTCAGAAGAGGACTGGTCCCTTCTAGACCCTGCCCAGACTGGCTTCTATGGAGAGTTCATCATTGGGGAGGACTGTGGGGTCTCCTTGCCCTCGA ATGATGTAGCCGCCCCACTGGCTCTCTGCCAGAGCGAGGAGAATGAGCCCCAGGCTCCAGAACTGCAGGACCTCCAGGGGAAGGAAGCACCCCAGGTCTCCTACTTGG ACATTCCAAGTCTCCAGCCATTCccaggagaagaaaaaagaaaacgggATGAGGTGCAGGTGCCAGAGTTCCAGGCCTGCCCACAGACAGTGCTCACTCAGAGCACCTGCCCCG CCGGAAGCGCCAAGCCGGCCCCGGGAAACAGCCTAGACGAGGAGGTGACCATTGAGATCGTGCTGTCCAGCTCCGGGGATGAGGACTCCCAGCTCGGCCCCTACTGCGCCAATGAGGCGGGTGGGCACCCCACCCTGCGCCGGGGAGCTGAGGCGGGAGGCGACGGGCAGGCCACGTCCAAGAAGTACGTGTGCCCGAACTGCGGCAAGATCTTCCGCTGGAGAGTCAACTTCGTGCGGCACCTGCGGAGCCGCCGTGAGCAGAAGCACGAGTGCTCGGTGTGCGGGGAGCTGTTCAGCGACAGTGAGGACCTGGACGGGCACCTGGAGACGCACGAGGCCGCGAAGCCTCACCGGTGTGGCGCCTGCGGGCGGAGCTTCCGCCTGCACGCGCACCTGCTGTCCCATCGGCGGATGCACCTGCCGTCGGACGCGCGCGAGCAGCTGAGGCGCAGGGAGTCTGCAGCCGGGCCGCGCGGCGGGAGCCCTGGGCTGCGAGCCAAAGGCAAGGCCGCCCTGCACCTGCAGTGTTGCGACTGCGGAAAGGCCTTTCAGCGGCCCTACCACCTGGCGCGGCACCGCAGCAGCCTGCACTCCAAGGGCAAGGCCCGTCCCTTCCAGTGCCGCTACTGCGCCAAGAGCTTTCTGCAGAACTACGACCTCCTCCGTCATGAGCGCCTGCACATGAAGCGCCGCTCCAAGCAGGCCCTCAACTCCTACTGA